TCGCGGCGCGTCTGGCGAACTGCAAAAACCGCGAGGCGGAAATTCAGGAGAATCTGCAGCGCATGGCGGACGAATGGATGCCGGTGATTCAGAAGCTCTCCGATTACGAGCGTATTTTGCACGATCGCTATCACGCTCTTTCCACCAGCGCCGCGACGGACACCACGGTGCGGACGTGTTTCTGGATTCCCGCGGACGCTCTGCCCGCTCTTCAGAAGCAGGTGGAGGCCATCAGTCCCAACACGGCGTTTGCCGTCTCCGCCCCGGAGAAGGACGACCATCCTCCGGTGCTGCTGCGCAACAACGCCTTTATAAGACCCGCCGAAGTACTGACCTATCTGTATTCGCCTCCTCCTTACGGGGAGATGGAACCCACGCCTTTTCTGGCGCCGTTCTTTTACATCTTTTTCGGAATGTGTCTGGGAGACGCCGGCTACGCGCTGGTGATCGGGGCCGTCCTTTGGATGCTCTTCAAAAAATACCGCAGAATGCCGGCGAACGTCGGGGAGTTTTGCAAACTCTTCGCCATCTGCAGCGTCACGACCTTCATTTATGGCGCGGTTACGGGAAGCTTCTTCGGGGACTTCATCGACGCCTTCTTCTTCATGGCGCCTCTGCGTCCTCTGAAACAGGCTCTGTTCGTCATCGATCCTCTGGCGAACCCCATGGCCATTCTGGGGCTTTCCCTTCTGCTGGGAGTTATCCATCTCATGTTCGGTCTTGCCATCGCGGCTTACGATGAATTCCGCAAAGGGAACCCCGTGGATGCCGTCGGCGGCAAGGTGTCCTGGATTCTTTTCGTGGTGGGGCTCATCTTTTTTGGAACAGGAGCCGCGGGCGCCGCTCCCGAACTGATTCGCCTGACGGGCCTTGTCATGGCGGGCGCGGGGGCCATCATCATCTTCCTGTACGCGGGCAGGGGAACGAAGAACATTCTGCTTCGGGTGGGCTCCGGACTGTACGCCCTTTACGGCGGAACGTCCTACCTGGGCGACATCCTCAGTTACAGCCGCCTTCTGGCGCTGGGCCTGGGGTCGGCGGTCATCGCCTCGATCATCAACCTCCTCAGCGGAATGGCCGCGGAAATTCCCTACGTGGGCTGGCTGATCGCCATCGTCATCGTCGCGGGAGGCCATCTTTTCAGCCTGGCGGTGAACGTGCTGGGCGCTTTCGTACACTCCATGCGTCTGCAGTACGTGGAGTTCTTCAGCAAATTTTATGCGGGCGGCGGCGTCGCTTTCAGGCCGCTGATGTTTTCGACGCAGTATATACAGGTGACTGACTCGAAATAACGGGTCTTAATTAAGGAAAGGAGTGCTTACTGTGGAATTACTGGGACTTTTTCTGGCTCTGTTGGGCGCAGCTCTCGCCGGAGGAATGGCGGGAATCGGCTCGGCTATTGGAATCGGCATTGCCGGTGACAGTGCGGCGGGCGTCATGTCCGAGGACCCCGACAAGTTTGTGAAATGCCTCGCTTTGCAGGCTCTTCCCGGCACGCAGGGAATTTACGGCCTGCTGATCGTGTTTGTCGTTCTGAACAAGGTGGGACTTCTGGGCGGTCAGCCGGCGGCCCTCACCTGGGCTCAGGGACTTCTGATTTTCGCAGCCTGTCTGCCCGTGGCGCTGGTCTGCTGGCTTTCCGCCATCGCTCAGGGCAAAACGTCGGCCTCGTCCATTCAGCTGATCTCTAAAAAACCGGACGCCTTCGCGACGTCGATGGTGCTGCCGGCCATGGTGGAAACCTACGCGGTGCTCTCGCTTCTCACGAGCATCATCATGCTGACCTACATCAAGCTTTAAGGCAGGTGAGGTTTCATGTCACTGGCCGATATCAAAGCGAAGATAAACGCGGAAGCGCAGGCCCGGATCAGGGCCATTCAGAGCGACAACGACGCTCAGGTGTCGGCGGTCGCACAAAAAGCGGACAACGAAATACGGGAACTTCAGACCTCGTATAAGAACCGCTTCGCGAAAGAAGAGCCGGAGATCCTCAAACGCCGCCAGATCGTGGCGGAGCTCGACGCCAACAAGGTGGATCTGGGCGTGAAGCAGCGCCTGATCGGCGAGTCCTTCGAGGCGGCTTTGCGCCAGCTTTCGGAGCTGCCGAAGGATAAATACCTCTCCTTCGTTCAAAAGCTGCTGGAACAGATCTCCGGCGAGGGCGCGCTTTTCATCGGCAAAAACGAGAAGCACATCGACGCCGGATGGCTTGAAGCGTACAACGGATCTCACAAAACGGGGTTTTCTCTGGCGAGCGAGCGCCTTCCCATCACGGGAGGATTCGTTCTGAAGCAGGGGAATATCGACACCAATTGTTCATGGGATATGCTGGTGAGGGATATCCGTCCGGACCTGGAAGCCGACGTCGTCAAACGGCTGTTCTCCTGAGGAGGTGTCGACCGTGAGCTACATGTACACGGTGGCGCGGCTCCGGGGGATGGAGAACCGTTTTTTGGAACCCTCGTTTTTTCTGAGACTCCTCGACAGCGTCACCACGGAGGACGCCCTCCGTACACTGGGGGAAACTCCTTATTCTCAGTGGTTTTCGGGCGGAAACGAGGTTAATTTCGACCGAATCATCGACGAGGAGCTGTGGCACCTTTTCGACGAACTGAGGCAGTTCGTCCCGGACAGGGAACTGCTCGACCTTTACAGAATGCCCTACGATTTCAACAACGTAAAGGTCATCCTGAAAAGTCTTTTTCTGGCCAGAGAGAGCGGAGAGCGGCGTTACGACCTCCTTTCTCATCTCGGCTCGATGGATACGGAAAAAATGGTTCTCGCGATCGAGGGGGAGGAGTACGGCCTGCTGCCCTGGGGGCTGAACGACGTTGTTCCCCGCTGCTGGACGCTGTGGGATCAGACGAAAAGCACCCGTCAGGTGGAGCTTCTTCTGGACGAGCACCTGTTCGCCTCCATGCGGAAGCTGGCCGAAAAACTGAAGATGCCCGCCGTCGTTCGGTGGGTGCGGCACAAAACGGACGCGGAAAACCTGAAAAACGCCGTTCGTCTGCAGCGCCTCGGTTTCGACGCCGCGGCGGCCCTTCCCTTTTTCCATCGAGGGGGGACCCTTCGGCCGGACGAAGTGGCGAAGCTTCTGGGGGAACCGCTGGAATCCTGGGGAAAATCCATTTCCCACGCCGGCATCAGCGCGACCCTTGATACGCTTCAGGATCATTCGGACGTGCAGGTCAGCCTTTCCGAGTTCACGAAGGCCCTCGACAATTATTTGATCCGGGTGCTGGAAAAGGCAAAATACATTTCGGACGCGCCGGAAAACGTCCTTCTCTATCTTCTGCAGAAGGATATGGAGGTTCGCAATCTCAGGACCGTCCTGGTTTGCGTCGCAAATGGACTGAATCGCGAGTTTGCAAGGAGGTTGCTGGGTCATGGCCGATAGCGTTTCTCTGCCGATGGCGGCTATCGGCGATTACGAGATGGTTTTGCCGTTTCAGGCCGCAGGAGTGAAGCCGGTGGTTTTGAACGCGTCGAACCGCGGCGACTTCGAGCATATCCTCGAGAAACTGGCGAGGGAAAATTATGGCGTCGTCTTCATCCAGGAGGACCTGTTCATCGATTTCACCGCAAAAATCGAGGAAATCAACGACGCTTATCCGACGAGCGTTCTGCCCCTTCCCGGCCTTATGGGAAGCACAGGCGCCGGCCTGGCATCGATTCGCAACAGCGTCGAAAAAGCCGTAGGCATGGATATTTTTGCGGAAAGATAGCGCGGTGGATACGATAAGGAAACCGGGTCCGCTTTCTGAGGGCAGACGCCCGATTGCCGGAGGCGGGATCCCGATCCAAAATTGCAGAACAGTAAAAAAAGGGGCTCACAGGCCCTTGCGGAGGCGATAAACGTGCCCAACGAAAAAATGATCAAAGGAGTTATCGAACGAATATCCGGCCCCCTGGTCGTGGCCAAGGGGATGTCCGGCGCAAGTATGTACGACGTGGTACAGATCGGAGAAATCGGGCTGGTGGGCGAGATCGTCGAGCTGAAAGGAGACCTGGCTTCCATCCAGGCCTACGAGGAAACATCGGGACTCAAGCCGGGAGAGCCGGTTGTCGGTCTCGGCGAACCCCTTTCCGTCGAACTCGGCCCCGGCATCATCGAGCAGTTTTACGACGGGATTCAGCGTCCCCTGGAGCTCATCGAAAAGGCCGCGAAAAGCCATTTCATCTCCAGAGGCATCAGCGTTCCGGCCATTAACCGCACGAAGAAGTGGAAATTTGAACCTCGGGTCAAAGTGGGAGATGTGGTGGAAGAAGGCGACGTTCTCGGCATCGTGCAGGAGACCGTGGTCGTGGAACACCGCATCCTGGTTCCCGTTGGAGTGAGGGGAACCGTCCGGGAAATCCGGGGCGGCGAGCACACCGTTGAAGAGGACATCGCCATTCTCGACAGGGACGGCGTCTCTGTGGGCGTGAAGATGCTCCAGCGGTGGCCGGTGCGTCGTCCTCGTCCCGTGGCGAAGCGCCTTCCTCCCAACGTTCCCATGTCCACGGGACAGCGCATCGTGGACGCCTTCTTCCCCATCGCGCTGGGAGGGACGGCCTGCGTGCCCGGCCCCTTCGGCTCGGGGAAGACGGTCATTCAGCACCAGTTCGCCAAATGGGCCCAGGCCCAGATCGTGGTCTACGTGGGCTGCGGCGAGCGCGGAAACGAAATGACCGACGTGCTTCTGGAGTTTCCGGAGCTGGAAGACCCCCAGTCCGGGCAGCCTCTGATGAAGCGAACCACCCTGATCGCCAACACCTCCAACATGCCCGTGGCCGCCCGGGAGGCTTCCGTTTACACCGCCATCACCCTGGCCGAGTATTACCGTGACATGGGCTATTCCGTGGCCCTCATGGCCGACTCCACCAGCCGGTGGGCGGAGGCTCTGCGCGAAATGTCCGGACGACTGGAGGAAATGCCGGGCGAAGAGGGATACCCCGCTTATCTGGGAACCCGTCTGGCCTCCTTCTACGAGCGGGCCGGACGCTGCATCGTCAAGGGCAAAGACGGACGGGAGGGCTCCATCAGCGTCATCGGGGCGGTTTCCCCTCCCGGCGGAGACCTTTCCGAGCCCGTAACCCAGAACACCCTCCGCGTGACGAAGGTCTTCTGGGGGCTGGACGCGAACCTGGCCTACCAGCGCCACTTCCCCGCCATCAACTGGCTTTCCAGCTACTCCCTCTACACCGCGACTCTGGACGAGTATTGGAACGACCGCTTCGACAACGAGTGGAGTCCTCTGCGCATCGAGGCCATGAGCCTTCTGGAGGAAGAAGACCAGCTTCGTGAGGTGGTGCGTCTGGTGGGTATCGACGCCCTTTCGAAAGAGGAGCGGATGGTTCTGGAGACGGCGAAATCCCTCCGCGAGGACTTCCTGCACCAGAACGCCTTCCACGAGGTGGATACCTACGCTTCGATGGATAAACAGTTCCGGATGCTTCGAACCATCGTCCGATTCCACCATCTGGGTATGGATGCCCTCAAAAAGGGCGCTCCCATGAACGAGCTCTTCAATCTTCCCGTCCGGGAGCAAATCGCCAGGATGCGCTATCTGGAGGAAAAGGAGATCGACAAAATCGACACTCTGGGAGATACAATGAAGGAACAGATCAACGGGCTTGTCCCGGCAGGTGGTGAAGCAAATGTTGCCTAAGGAATACAGAACCGTTTCCGGCCTTTCCGGACCTCTGATGATGGTCGAAAACACGACGGACGTGCGGTTTGACGAGCTGGTGGAGATCGAGCTTCTCAACGGCGAAAAACGCCGGGGGCGCGTGCTCGAAATCGAATCCAACCGGGCGCTGGTTCAGGTTTTCGAGGGAACCAGCGGCATCGACATCTCCAATACGAAAGTTCACTTCCTGGGCAGAGTTCTGACGCTGCCCGTGGCGCGGACCATGCTGGGGCGCGTTTTCAACGGGCGCGGCGAGCCCATCGACGGCGGCGCCGAGCTGATTCCGGAGCAGCGCCTCGACATCAACGGAATGCCGATGAACCCCTTCTCCCGGGACTTCCCCTCCGAGTTCATTCAGACCGGTATTTCCACCATCGACGGACTGAACCCGATGGTTCGCGGACAAAAGCTGCCGATCTTCTCGGCCAGTGGACTTCCCCACAACCGGATGGCCGCTCAGATCGCCCGTCAGGCCACCGTCATCAGCGGGCACGAGAACTTCGCGGTGGTCTTCGCGGCAATGGGAATCACGTTTGAAGAGGCCTCCTTCTTCATGGAGGATTTCCGCAAAACGGGCGCCCTGCAGCGAACCGTGCTCTACGTCAACCTGGCGGACGACCCGGCGATCGAGCGTATCACCACGCCCCGCATCGCCCTGACCGCGGCGGAGTATCTGGCCTTTGAATGCGATATGCACGTGGTGGTCATCCTCACGGACCTCACGAACTACTGCGAGGCCCTGCGCGAAATTTCGGCCGCCCGCAAGGAGGTCCCCGGACGCCGCGGTTATCCCGGCTACCTCTACACCGACCTTGCGACGATGTACGAGCGGGCCGGACGCCTCAAGGGGAAGAAGGGTTCGATCACCCAGATTCCCATTCTGACCATGCCGGAAGACGACAAAACCCACCCCATCCCCGACCTCACCGGTTACATCACGGAGGGTCAGATCATTCTGAGCCGCGCCCTGCACCGCAGAGGCATCTACCCGCCGGTGGACGTGCTGCCCTCCCTTTCCCGTCTGAAGGACAAGGGTATCGGCAAGGAGAAAACCCGGGAGGACCACGCGGACCTGATGAACCAGCTCTTTGCCGCTTACGCCAGGGGCAAGGAGGCCAAGGAACTGGCGGTCATCCTCGGCGAAGGCGCTCTGTCCGAGGAAGACAAGGCTTTTGCGAAGTTCTCGGACATTTTCGAGGACCGTTATATCCGACAGGGTGAGTACGAGAATCGCACGGTCGAGGAAACGCTGGAATTGGGCTGGGAGCTTCTGACCATGATTCCGACGAAGGAACTGAAGCGTATCCGCGACGCGTATATCGAAAAGTACCTGAAGCCAAGACTCGAAAAGCTCGGAGCAAAGGCGGATTCCACAGGCGCCAGGAACTGAGAGGGGGCAGCCGGAGATGGCACGCATCAACGTCAACCCCAACCGAATGGAGCTTTCGAAGCTGAAAAAACGCCTCGTGGTGGCTAAACGGGGGCATAAGCTTCTGAAAGACAAACAGGACGCCCTGATCAAAGCCTTTCTGGAGCGCGCTCGCGAAGGGAAAGTTCTGCGCGAGCAGGTGGAGGCCGAGCTGAAGGAGTGTTACGGTTCCTTCGTGCTTTCCAGAGCGCAAATGACTCCGGAAATTCTGGAGCAGGCTCTGATGATTCCCGGGGCGAAGTGCAGCCTTGCCGTGAAATGGAAAAACGTCATGAGCGTTATGGTTCCGGAGTACGACGTCAGCCAGGAGGGCTCCGCGGTGAACTATGGTTTTGCCTCCGTCCCTCTTCTTCTGGACGTGGCGCTGGAGCAGTTCGGAAAGCTGATTTTGCGTCTTCTCGATCTGGCGGCCAAAGAAAAGGCCATTCGCCTCATGGCGGGTGAGATCGAGCGGACCCGGCGGCGGGTCAACGCCCTGGAGTACGTCATGATCCCGAGTCTGACGGAAACCATCCGCTACATCACTATGAAGCTCGACGAACAGGACCGTTCGACCCTGAGTCGCCTGATGAAGATCAAGGAAATCGTTCGAAAGTGATCGATTCATAAAAATCCCCCTCTCGTTCACAGCCGGGAGGGGGATTTTTCCGTCTTTCGTCCATTCTTCGGTGGGGTCGGTCGGGTCGGCGGGGTTCGTCAGCTGCGGGTGTAGAGAAAGGGACCTGCCGTGTCGAAGCCGATCTTTTTGTACTCAAAAATCTGCTCGGTGGAGCCCACGAGGAAATAACCCCCCGGCGCCAGAGCGTTGTAAAACTTTTTGTACAGAGCCGCCTTGGTTTCCGCGGTGAAGTAGATAACCACATTGCGGCACAGAATGACGTCGAAACCGCTTCCAAAGGCGTCGTCGATCATGTTGAACCGCTTAAAGGTCACACGTCGCCTGATGTCCGGAGTGACCTGGTACGTCTCCCCCCTGTCGGAGGTGGTGAAATATTTTGTGAGATACTCGGAAGGGACGTTCAAAAGCTGGCGTTTCAGGTACACGCCCTTTTGCGCGATGGCAAGCGCGCCCTGATCGATGTCGCAGGCCAGAACCGAAGGGCCCTCGATGCCGGAAACGGCGGCAAGAATAGCCAGAGAATAGGGCTCCTCTCCCGTGGCGCAGCCCGCGCTCCAAAGTTTCAGGTGACGATGTCCCCGCTTTCTCACCAGATCCGGAATCAACTGGTCTCGCAGCTTCCACCATTGCTTATCGTTACGAAAAAATTCCGACACGTTGATCGTCAGATGGTCCAAAAACTCGCGAAGCTTCTGATTGTCGTCATGAATCATGCTGAAGTACTCATCGTAGTTTTTAACGTTCCATCGTTCCATCAACATATGAACCCTGCGATGAATCTGATTCTTATAAGAGTTCAGGTCAAGGCCTATAATCTTTTTCAGTTTTTGCTTAAAAACCTCGTAATCCGGAGAATTATAGAGATTGGATTCCTCCATCGCGGTCATCACCTCCCGGGATCTCAAAAAGCGAATTTTTGTCGCGCGCCGTGTTTTTCGGTCTTATGTATGATGCGTCACTCTTCCATAATCTCTTTTTCCTTTACTTTGGCGGTTTCTTCTATTTTTTTGATGAAGTCATCCGTAATGTCCTGCACTTCTTTGGAGTATTTCTTCAGTTCATCCTCGGTGATTTTGGAGTCTTTTTCCATCTTTTTCAAACTTTCCACGGCATCCCGCCGGTGGTTGCGCATGACGACCCGGGTCTCCTCCGCCTTTTTGGCCGTCAGCTTCGTCAGCTCCACCCGGCGCTCCCTCGTCAGCTCCGGCAGGGTCAGCCGTATGGCTTCTCCGTCGTTTTGGGGCGTGATCCCGAGGTTCGAGGCAAGAATGGCTTTTTCCACGGCCTTCAGGCTGCTGCGGTCGAATGGAGCAATTAAAATTTTGCGGTTCTCCGGAATCGTGATGTTCGCCATCTGCTTCAGAGGCGTCTGAGTCCCGTAGTAGTCGGCTTTGATGTCGCTCACCAGCCCCGGATGCGCGCGCCCCGTGCGTATGGCCAGATATTCGCCCTTCAAAAACTCCAGAGCTCTGTCCATCTTTTCCCGCAGGCGTTTCACCTCAGTTTTCGGCATTGTACAGGCCCTCCCGTTTTTTTTGCATAAATTTTTGTTCGTCTTTTTTTAATACACGTTTTTCAGTACACACGATTACGCAATCCGCTGTTGGTTCTGAAATTACCTGATTTTCATGAGCGTCGTTTTCATCCTGCATCGTTTTCATCGTGGACGACGGTTCCGATCCGGTCTCCCCGAACCAGCAGCGAGACCAGGTTGCCCTGTTTCAGTATATTCATGACGAGAATGGGGATTTTGTTTTCCATGCAGAGAGAAAAAGCCGAGGCGTCCATAACCTTGAAATTGCTGACCAGCGCTTCCCTGTAGGTGATGTCGGAGAGCAGACGGGCCGAGGGGTTCTCGCAGGGGTCCGCGTCATAAATGCCATCCACCTTTGTCCCCTTGACCATGCAGTCGACGTTCATCTCCGCCGCCCGCAGCGCGGCCGTGGTGTCCGTGGAAAAGTAGGGAGATCCCGTGCCGGCGGCGAAGATCACCACGCGCTCCTTTTCCATGTGCCGCAGAGCCCGTCTGCGAATGTAGGGTTCGGCCACAGCCCGCATTTCGATGGCGGTCTGAACCCGGGTGGGAAGTCCCAGCTGCTCCAGAACATCCTGCAGGGCCAGCGCGTTGATCACCGTTGCCAGCATCCCCATGTAGTCCGCCTGAACCCGGTCGATGCCCGTTTTTTCCATGTCCCTGCCCCGCAGCATATTTCCTCCCCCCACAACCATGGAAAGGGCGACTCCCGCGTTGTGCACGGCCGCAATTTCCTCGCCAATGCGACGCATCATCTCGAAATCGAGGCCGAAGTGTTTATCGCCGGCCAGAACTTCACCGGACAGCTTGAGCAGTACCCGCTTATATCGAGGCATTGCAAAACACCTCCGAGATTTCGGGCGAAAGCGTCTTTTTTCCATTTTTTCTCTCTTGTTTCTCTCCGCCTCTTCGGGGTCTCCCCCAACCTCTCCCGGAAACGACGTCCTTCGCTCATAAAATACTCCGACGCGGAAGAGCGCCCACGCCGGAGTTCAAAACACAATCTTCCTATATAAGGCTTATAAGGCTCTTTTATAATCTCAAAAGCTCAGAATTCATTTTTCAAGATTAGTTTTCAAGATAAGGCTATTCTCCGATCATGAAGCGGGCGAATCGCTTTATGACGATATTCTCTCCCAGTTTGGCGATGAGATCAACCAGTAAATCCTTGATTTTTCTGTCCGGATCCCGAATGTACGCCTGCTCCAGAAGGCAGGTGGTTTCGTAAAATTTCCGCACCTTACCCTCGATGATTTTGTCGAGGCGGTCGGCGGGCTTGCCCTCGTCGATAAGCTGCTGACGGTAGATGGCCTTTTCCCTCTCCAGATCCTCCGCCGGCACGTCCTCCGGCTTCAGATACAGGGGATTCGCGGCAGTGATGTGCATGGCGATTTCATGTCCCAGCTCGTTGAACTCGTCGGTTTTCGCCACGAAATCCGTCTCGCTGTTGATCTCCACCAGGGCCCCCACCTTGAAATTGTTGTGGATGTAGTGAAAAACACGCCCGTCGCTGGCCGTCCTCGCGGCTTTTTTCGCCGCCTTCGCCAGTCCCTTTTCTCGCAGGTAATCTATCGCTTTTTCAACGTCTCCGCCCGTCTCGGCCAAAGCCGCCTTGCAGTCCATCATACCCGATCCGGTGCGGTCTCTCAGTTCTTTTACTGCGTTTGCGCTAATCTCAGCCATTTATAAAAGCTCCCCTCTCTCTGTTCTCGCTCTAGGCGTCTTCGGTGTTTTCCGGATCGTAAGCCTCGTGCAGGCGCTCTCTGACGGCAATGATGTCATCTTCACTGACGTCCACCGCAGGCGCCGCCTCTTCCGCCGGGGCTTCTTCCCTTGTCTCCGGCTCCTCGACGGCGTCCTCGCCCTGACGACCCTCGATAACCGCGTTGGCCATGAGGCCGGCAATCAGCTTGATGGCGCGGATGGCATCGTCGTTTCCAGGGATGGGATAGTCGATCACCTCAGGGTCGCAGTTGGTATCCACGATGGAAACCACCGGAATCCCCAGCCTGCGGGCCTCGGCGATGGCGTTCTCCTCCCGCCTGGGGTCGATGAGGAAAAGAGCGTCCGGCACGCCGTCCATTTTAGCGATGCCGCCCAGATATTTTTCCAGCTTGGACTGTTCCTTGCGGAGGGTTGCCACTTCTTTCTTGGAAAAAGTTTCCCATGTGTTGTTTTCGTCGTATTTGCGGAGCTCCAGCATACGCACCACCCGTCTGCGTATGGTGGGGAAATTGGTCATGAGACCCCCCAGCCACCTCTGGTTGATGTAGTGCTGCCCGCACCGCAGAGCCTCGTCGTGAATGGTCTCCTGCGCCTGCCGCTTGGTTCCCACAAAGAGCACGGTGCCCCCGGAGGCCGCAACCTCACGGATGAAGTCGTAGGCCTTCTCCAGACCCCTCACCGTCTTCTGCAGATCGATGATGTAAACCCCGTTGCGCTCCGTAAAAATATAGGGTTTCATCTTGGGGTTCCATCGTCGCGTCTGATGACCGAAATGAACTCCGCACTCCAGCAACTGCTTCATACTTACAACTGCCATTTTTTCAGCCTCCTGATGGTTTTTCCTCCACGGAAGATCCCCTGAAAATCCCGCCTGAAACGGGACACCCTTTCAGAGGACACAACACCCCCGTGTGTGTATTTAACACGCAACCCAGTATAACACAAAAACTTCTCCCGGCATCGCCGGAGGAGGGGCTCGTTTTTACGCGCCCACCCGATTCTCCGTCCCCCGGGCCAGACGCTCGATATTCGACCTGTGGCGATAGAAGACGAAACAGGCAAGAATCAGCGAAACGACGATGTAGGGCCAGGGAGCCTCCAGCATCCAGAAAAAGACG
This DNA window, taken from Synergistaceae bacterium, encodes the following:
- the rpsB gene encoding 30S ribosomal protein S2; translation: MAVVSMKQLLECGVHFGHQTRRWNPKMKPYIFTERNGVYIIDLQKTVRGLEKAYDFIREVAASGGTVLFVGTKRQAQETIHDEALRCGQHYINQRWLGGLMTNFPTIRRRVVRMLELRKYDENNTWETFSKKEVATLRKEQSKLEKYLGGIAKMDGVPDALFLIDPRREENAIAEARRLGIPVVSIVDTNCDPEVIDYPIPGNDDAIRAIKLIAGLMANAVIEGRQGEDAVEEPETREEAPAEEAAPAVDVSEDDIIAVRERLHEAYDPENTEDA
- the pyrH gene encoding UMP kinase is translated as MPRYKRVLLKLSGEVLAGDKHFGLDFEMMRRIGEEIAAVHNAGVALSMVVGGGNMLRGRDMEKTGIDRVQADYMGMLATVINALALQDVLEQLGLPTRVQTAIEMRAVAEPYIRRRALRHMEKERVVIFAAGTGSPYFSTDTTAALRAAEMNVDCMVKGTKVDGIYDADPCENPSARLLSDITYREALVSNFKVMDASAFSLCMENKIPILVMNILKQGNLVSLLVRGDRIGTVVHDENDAG
- the tsf gene encoding translation elongation factor Ts; translation: MAEISANAVKELRDRTGSGMMDCKAALAETGGDVEKAIDYLREKGLAKAAKKAARTASDGRVFHYIHNNFKVGALVEINSETDFVAKTDEFNELGHEIAMHITAANPLYLKPEDVPAEDLEREKAIYRQQLIDEGKPADRLDKIIEGKVRKFYETTCLLEQAYIRDPDRKIKDLLVDLIAKLGENIVIKRFARFMIGE